The genomic segment GCTTGGGAAATTTGCCCGAGCTGCAATCCCGGCGTTCGCTGCGATTGGCAAGGCACGGCGGCGTTGTTAGGCTGACCTTACCAAACGTCGGGGATGATCGCATGCGCCTCGTGCTTCAGCTTGTCGCCCGCCTGCTTCTGATCGTAGCACTGTGCCTGGGAGCCGCGACAATATGGGCCACGTTCGACGCCTATCGCAGCGTCGATCGGGCGACGGCGGCCTCGGCGCAGCGGGTCGCGCAGGCGCTTCAGGCGCTGTATTGGCGCGAGCTGTTGTTGCGCAGCAGCAGGGCGCGCGAGCACCTTCTGCCGGTTCCGGACTGGCGCACGCTCGAGACGATGAAGCTGATCTCGCCCGGCGTCTGCGTCGAGTTCCAGCCCGCCGCGGCCTTCGAGAAGCCGCTCTGCGGCCAGAGCGAGGGGCTGGGCAAGACGCCGCCACGCTGGTTCGCGGCCATCGTGCCGACCTTCCTCGGCAGCCACACCGAGGTGGTGCGGCCCGTCAGCCCGCGCGCCGCGGCCGCCGGCACCGTCGTTGCGACGCCCGATGCAGCGGCCGCGATCTCGATCGCCTGGGACTACATCCTCAACGTCATCGACGTCGCGCTGCTGATGGCCGCGGCGATCGCCCTGCTCGCCTCGCTCGCCATCGCGCACGCACTTGCGCCGGCGCGCGCGATCGTCACCGCGCTTCAGCGCATGGCGCGCGGTCAGTATCACACCAGGCTGCCGCGCTTCCGCTCCATGGAGCTGGCGATGATCGGCAGCGCCGTCGGCGAGCTCGGCGGCCGGCTGGAGGAAGCAACCGAGCAGCGCGCCGCACTGACGCGCCGCCTGATCGAGATCCGCGACGACGAGCGCCGCGCGCTCGCCCGCGAGCTGCACGACGAGTTCGGGCAGAACCTGTCCGCCATCCTCGCCTTCGCCAACACGATCGAGACGGCGAGCACGAAGCAGAACGGAAACGATGGGATCGCGCAAGACGCGCGCATGATCTCGCAGGCGACGCACCATCTGATGGCCTCGCTGCGCGATGCGCTGAGGCGGCTGCGCAATCCGCTGCCGGAGGAGCTCGGGCTCGAGGCGAGCCTCGTCAATCTCGTCGACAGCTGGCGCTCGCACAGCGCGGCGCGACCGGCGATCCAGCTCGATCTCAGGGGCGATCTCACCGACATCAGCGGTCCGGCCGCCACAACGGCCTATCGCGTGGCACAGGAATGCCTGACCAACGCGCTGCGCCACAGTGCAGCGCGCGAGATCTCGCTCCGCGTCGAGCGGCGCGCGGGCGAGGAGGATGCGCTGCTGATCCGCGTCGAGGACGACGGCGGCGGCGATGCGGAGCGCGTCGCGCAATCGGCCGGCTTCGGCCTGACCGGTATCCGCGAGCGCGTCACGGCGGCCGGCGGATCGCTGTCGATCCTGCCCGCCCGCGGCGGCCTCAGCGTGGCCGCAACCATTCCGCTCGCTGCGTGAGGCGGAAATGAGCGAGGTGGCGGCAACAGGCATCTCCGTGCTGCTGGTCGACGACCATCCGATCGTGCGGCAAGGCTACCGGCGCGTGCTGGAAAGCCAGGGCGATCTGCATGTCGTGGCCGAAGCCGACAACGCCGCGGACGCCTACAGCGC from the Bradyrhizobium sp. WBAH42 genome contains:
- a CDS encoding sensor histidine kinase — translated: MRLVLQLVARLLLIVALCLGAATIWATFDAYRSVDRATAASAQRVAQALQALYWRELLLRSSRAREHLLPVPDWRTLETMKLISPGVCVEFQPAAAFEKPLCGQSEGLGKTPPRWFAAIVPTFLGSHTEVVRPVSPRAAAAGTVVATPDAAAAISIAWDYILNVIDVALLMAAAIALLASLAIAHALAPARAIVTALQRMARGQYHTRLPRFRSMELAMIGSAVGELGGRLEEATEQRAALTRRLIEIRDDERRALARELHDEFGQNLSAILAFANTIETASTKQNGNDGIAQDARMISQATHHLMASLRDALRRLRNPLPEELGLEASLVNLVDSWRSHSAARPAIQLDLRGDLTDISGPAATTAYRVAQECLTNALRHSAAREISLRVERRAGEEDALLIRVEDDGGGDAERVAQSAGFGLTGIRERVTAAGGSLSILPARGGLSVAATIPLAA